The Candidatus Nezhaarchaeota archaeon DNA window GCGTCTAGAGACCTCACATCATCCTCTTCAACAGCTGTGAACACAACTAGAGAGTTTTCGTACTTTCCAGTTTTCTTGTCGTCGCTTATCTCCTCAGCCTCCTCTACAGCTTTCTCTCTGACCTCGTAGCTCATGAGGTCTGCATGGATCAACAGCAATTTCATGTTAACGCACCTTTACATCCAATAACCCGTGAAACTAAAAGGATAAGAGGTTAAAGAAATTAAAAGCTTAAAAAGGTATAGTTTACAACGCCTTCTAATATCACGCTTAAACTATATCCTGCCAAGTTTTTCTGTAAACCTTTCAACAGCTTCTTCGTAACTAATCATGTCCCCGATATCGTAAACTTCACCCGTAAACTCGTAACCATAAACTTTCTCGCCCCTCTCGATCATCTCTCTAAAAACCCTATCCATGCTGTCAACGCCGTCTAATATGTAATTGAAGATCTTTGGCTCAAAGACGTAAACTCCAACGTTCACTCTAAACTCTAATTCAGGCTTCTCCTGCCATCCACGTACTCTTCCATGATCGTCAACCTCTATAACACCAAACCTTATCGCTTGTTTAATCTTCCTTAAAACCATGGTGGCAATTGCGCCGGTTCGTCTGTGGTATTCTAACAGGTTCCTGTAATCGATCTTGGCGTAAACGTCACCGTACATGGCCATGAACGTTCCATTTACAAGATTCTTAACTGGTTTCAACTGACCAGCTGTACCTAGAGGCCTGTCTGTCTTAACGTAACTTATTTTAACACCAAGCCAGGAACCGTCGCCAAAATACGTCTCTATCATCCTCGCTAAGTAACTACAAGATATTACAATATCCTTGAACCCTTGATCCCTCAAGTCAATGATTATTCGCTCAAGTAGGGGCTTGTCACCTAGGGGTAGCATGGGCTTTGGAATCGTGTAAGTTAGAGGTCGCAGTCTAGTACCCAGACCACCAGCTAAAATAACAGCTTTAACTTCGCTCACTTAAATCCCTATTCTTAAAGCATATCCTCGGCTAGTTTTTTACCTTTAAATCTCTCAAGAATACTGCCATACTTCTCCTCGTACTTCCTAACCTCTTGCTCTAAGCTTCTGACGGGTCTCTTCTCAATCCTATACTCAAGCCCACACATACTGTTTGGTAGCAAAGCACTTCTAATACAAGTAGCATATTGACATTTACCTTCAAGGCACTCTCCGCCGGTCTCTCTACACATGAGAGTGTAAGCAACAAATCTTACATGAGGATTGCCGGGAACCCTCA harbors:
- a CDS encoding nucleotidyltransferase family protein, with product MSEVKAVILAGGLGTRLRPLTYTIPKPMLPLGDKPLLERIIIDLRDQGFKDIVISCSYLARMIETYFGDGSWLGVKISYVKTDRPLGTAGQLKPVKNLVNGTFMAMYGDVYAKIDYRNLLEYHRRTGAIATMVLRKIKQAIRFGVIEVDDHGRVRGWQEKPELEFRVNVGVYVFEPKIFNYILDGVDSMDRVFREMIERGEKVYGYEFTGEVYDIGDMISYEEAVERFTEKLGRI